From Pandoraea vervacti, the proteins below share one genomic window:
- a CDS encoding ChuX/HutX family heme-like substrate-binding protein, with amino-acid sequence MMNAQNATSTARPTFPALADVARLRSEFQRVKTEQNLRDRDAAAALGVSEGETVAAFVGEHVVRLRPEFVEIVEALPALGRVMALTRNNAAVHEKDGRYEKLSHQGAIGLGLGKDLDLRIFYHQWAYGYAVQTPAENGPRRSLQFFDKSGTAVHKMFLRDHSDALAYDALVARFRADDQTPGEQVVAADAPKTETPDADIDAAAFQRDWLAMTDTHQFFDMLKRHGVSRAQALRLAPQGHAQRVAAASVRALLDDAASTELPIMVFVGNAGMIQIHTGPVSNIKVMGPWVNVLDAGFNLHLREDLVDTAWIVRKPTADGIVSSLELLDAAGMVIAMFFGERKPGQAEREDWRAALQRVEGAHGVVGVSA; translated from the coding sequence ATGATGAACGCTCAAAACGCCACCTCCACCGCCCGCCCGACATTCCCGGCGCTCGCCGACGTCGCCCGTCTGCGCAGTGAATTCCAGCGGGTGAAGACCGAACAGAACCTGCGAGACCGCGATGCCGCCGCCGCGCTCGGTGTGTCCGAAGGCGAGACGGTCGCGGCTTTCGTGGGCGAACATGTCGTGCGTCTGCGCCCGGAATTCGTCGAGATCGTCGAAGCGCTGCCGGCGCTCGGGCGCGTCATGGCGCTCACACGCAACAACGCCGCCGTGCATGAAAAGGACGGTCGGTACGAGAAACTCTCGCATCAGGGCGCCATCGGCCTCGGTCTGGGCAAGGACCTCGACCTGCGCATCTTCTATCACCAGTGGGCATACGGTTACGCGGTCCAGACGCCCGCCGAAAACGGCCCGCGCCGCTCGCTGCAGTTCTTCGACAAGTCCGGCACTGCCGTGCACAAGATGTTCCTGCGCGACCATAGCGATGCCCTCGCCTACGACGCGCTCGTCGCCCGCTTCCGTGCCGACGATCAGACGCCGGGTGAACAAGTCGTGGCAGCAGACGCACCGAAGACCGAGACGCCGGACGCCGACATCGACGCCGCCGCTTTCCAGCGCGACTGGCTCGCCATGACCGACACGCATCAGTTCTTCGACATGCTCAAGCGTCACGGCGTATCGCGTGCACAAGCGCTGCGTCTCGCACCGCAAGGGCATGCGCAGCGGGTAGCGGCCGCGTCGGTGCGCGCCTTGCTCGACGACGCCGCCAGCACCGAATTGCCAATCATGGTGTTCGTGGGCAACGCGGGCATGATCCAGATCCACACCGGTCCTGTGTCGAACATCAAGGTCATGGGCCCCTGGGTCAACGTCCTCGACGCGGGCTTCAACCTCCATCTGCGCGAAGACCTCGTCGATACGGCGTGGATCGTGCGCAAGCCCACGGCGGACGGCATCGTCTCCTCGCTCGAATTGCTCGACGCCGCCGGCATGGTAATCGCCATGTTCTTCGGCGAACGCAAGCCGGGGCAGGCCGAGCGCGAAGACTGGCGCGCGGCGCTGCAACGGGTGGAAGGCGCGCACGGGGTTGTGGGGGTATCAGCGTGA
- a CDS encoding ABC transporter substrate-binding protein, with product MSVLTRRALMARGARLAAGAWIGSTLPAALAHAAAAASGAKDGPKRVVVAGGALTEIVYALGAQHRVIANDLTSLYPDAATKLPKIGYLRTLSAEGVLSLHPDLLLAGAEAGPPNVLAQIEAAGVPVQHFRHGYTAELVRETIRGVANALKIGDDGARVAGRFMSDWVRARDSIDTQYGIARRPRVLFILGHTGNQVMVAGQDTAADAMLAYANAENALRGFNGYRPLTAEAAVAAQPDVLLTTTTGPSSAEPTVSLLAQPGLANTPAGRARRVVSFDALYLLGFGPRLPQAVAELARRVHTT from the coding sequence ATGTCCGTGCTCACGCGCCGCGCCCTGATGGCACGAGGCGCCCGGCTGGCGGCCGGCGCATGGATCGGCTCGACGCTGCCTGCGGCGCTCGCGCACGCCGCCGCAGCGGCGTCCGGCGCCAAGGACGGTCCGAAGCGTGTGGTCGTCGCCGGCGGCGCACTGACGGAAATCGTCTACGCGCTCGGTGCGCAGCATCGCGTTATCGCCAACGATCTGACCAGCCTCTATCCAGACGCCGCAACGAAGCTACCGAAGATCGGCTATCTGCGCACGTTGTCTGCCGAAGGCGTGTTGTCGCTGCATCCCGACCTGCTGCTAGCGGGTGCGGAAGCCGGTCCGCCCAATGTACTGGCGCAGATCGAAGCGGCGGGCGTTCCCGTGCAGCACTTCAGGCACGGCTATACGGCAGAGCTGGTTCGCGAGACCATTCGTGGCGTCGCCAACGCGCTGAAAATCGGCGACGACGGTGCGCGCGTGGCGGGTCGTTTCATGAGCGACTGGGTGCGGGCCCGAGACAGCATCGACACGCAGTACGGCATTGCCCGTCGCCCGCGTGTGCTCTTCATCCTCGGGCACACCGGCAACCAGGTGATGGTCGCCGGACAGGACACGGCAGCCGACGCGATGCTTGCCTACGCCAACGCCGAGAATGCGCTACGCGGCTTCAACGGCTACCGTCCCCTCACGGCCGAAGCGGCCGTGGCCGCGCAGCCCGACGTGCTGCTCACCACCACAACGGGGCCATCGTCGGCGGAACCGACCGTGTCCCTGCTCGCCCAACCCGGTCTGGCGAATACCCCTGCCGGGCGCGCCAGACGCGTGGTGAGCTTCGATGCGCTGTATCTGCTCGGTTTCGGCCCGCGTCTGCCACAAGCGGTCGCCGAGCTAGCCAGACGCGTGCACACCACGTGA
- a CDS encoding FecCD family ABC transporter permease, translated as MSAAPPIHPPTKPSSSSRLREPTSSTADVDTTGPTRAGAASRRPPRWLVMTALAGLLAAAVLAALCGGAYRIAPGDAIGALFRGATGDFVQDQARNVMWQIRLPRIVLGILVGAGFGAAGAALQALFRNPLADPGLIGVASGAALGAAGVIVLGGVLLPTALAASLGLWMLPVAAFVGALGVTALVYRLAAGRGRLALPLLLLAGIAINAVSGAAIGLLTYLANDTQLRTLTFWTLGSLGGAQWPMLAVIVWPVALGIVALASQCRSLNALLLGEAEALHLGVAVQAVKRRVMIACALCVGALVASSGMIGFIGLIAPHIVRLVVGPDPRAVLPAAALFGAILTLLADLVARTWVAPAELPLGILTALLGAPFFLVLLWRRRGQFGL; from the coding sequence ATGTCAGCCGCACCGCCGATCCACCCACCGACGAAGCCATCGTCGTCCAGTCGTCTTCGCGAACCGACCTCGAGTACCGCAGACGTCGACACCACCGGGCCGACGCGCGCGGGCGCCGCAAGTCGGCGTCCGCCGCGATGGCTCGTCATGACGGCGCTCGCCGGCCTGCTGGCGGCAGCGGTGTTGGCCGCCCTGTGCGGCGGCGCGTATCGCATCGCGCCCGGCGACGCCATCGGCGCGCTATTTCGCGGCGCGACAGGCGACTTCGTTCAGGATCAGGCGCGCAACGTCATGTGGCAGATCCGCTTGCCACGCATCGTGCTCGGCATCCTCGTCGGCGCGGGCTTCGGTGCGGCCGGCGCAGCGTTGCAGGCGCTCTTTCGCAACCCGCTCGCTGATCCGGGGCTGATCGGCGTTGCCAGCGGTGCCGCATTGGGCGCGGCCGGTGTCATCGTGCTCGGTGGCGTGCTGTTGCCCACGGCGCTTGCCGCATCGCTGGGCCTTTGGATGCTGCCGGTCGCCGCGTTCGTCGGCGCGCTGGGCGTCACCGCGCTGGTCTACCGGCTGGCTGCCGGGCGTGGCCGGCTTGCCCTGCCGCTGCTGCTGCTCGCCGGCATCGCGATCAACGCCGTGTCCGGCGCCGCGATCGGCTTGCTGACCTACCTCGCCAACGACACGCAGTTGCGCACCCTCACGTTCTGGACGCTGGGCAGCCTCGGCGGCGCGCAGTGGCCCATGCTGGCAGTGATCGTGTGGCCCGTTGCGTTGGGGATCGTCGCGCTCGCCTCACAGTGCCGTTCGCTCAATGCGCTGTTGCTGGGAGAGGCTGAGGCGCTGCATCTGGGCGTGGCGGTGCAAGCCGTCAAACGTCGCGTCATGATCGCGTGTGCCTTGTGCGTAGGTGCACTGGTGGCATCGAGCGGCATGATCGGATTCATCGGTTTGATCGCACCGCATATTGTCCGTCTGGTCGTGGGCCCCGATCCGCGCGCGGTGCTTCCGGCCGCCGCGCTTTTCGGCGCGATTCTCACGCTGCTCGCCGATCTCGTTGCACGCACGTGGGTCGCGCCCGCCGAATTGCCGCTGGGCATTCTGACGGCGCTGCTCGGCGCACCCTTCTTCCTCGTGCTGCTGTGGCGACGCCGCGGGCAGTTCGGACTCTGA